The following proteins are encoded in a genomic region of Phycisphaera sp.:
- a CDS encoding HNH endonuclease, producing MRPSRPNSRPNGDAHQASRGGSARSKKGRSAESHTSQIRAIRACSLDVPVLLLNKHYAALRVITARRAFTLLCKELAEVVHVEGEATAATFSNYDFAQWVEVSALQHEMEPAAHDWVRTVRLSIAVPRVIRLLGYDRLPRVQVRLSRRTIFERDGHQCQYCKRYFRGGDLSLDHVMPRARGGGDSWENLVAACIRCNAAKGDRTPSEAGMPLARAPKRPAPDSVLHGWRDRRGGERYEAWGMFLPKGR from the coding sequence ATGCGCCCTTCCAGACCCAACTCGCGCCCGAACGGCGACGCGCACCAGGCGTCGCGGGGGGGTTCCGCTCGCTCGAAGAAGGGCCGGTCGGCCGAGTCCCATACCAGCCAGATCCGCGCGATCCGGGCGTGCTCGCTGGACGTGCCGGTGCTGCTGCTGAACAAGCACTACGCGGCCCTGCGGGTCATCACGGCCCGGCGTGCGTTCACGCTGCTGTGCAAGGAACTGGCCGAGGTCGTCCACGTCGAGGGTGAGGCGACGGCGGCGACGTTCAGCAATTATGACTTTGCGCAGTGGGTCGAGGTGTCGGCGCTGCAGCACGAGATGGAGCCGGCGGCCCACGACTGGGTGCGCACGGTGCGGCTCTCGATCGCGGTGCCGCGGGTCATCCGGCTGCTGGGCTACGACCGGCTCCCCCGGGTGCAGGTGCGGCTGAGCCGGCGGACGATCTTCGAGCGCGACGGGCACCAGTGCCAATATTGCAAGCGGTACTTCCGCGGTGGCGACCTGTCGCTCGACCACGTGATGCCGCGGGCGCGCGGGGGCGGCGATAGCTGGGAGAACCTGGTGGCCGCGTGCATCCGTTGTAATGCGGCCAAGGGTGATCGCACGCCGAGCGAGGCGGGTATGCCGCTCGCTCGCGCACCCAAGCGGCCCGCGCCGGATTCCGTACTGCACGGGTGGCGTGACCGGCGTGGCGGTGAGCGGTATGAGGCGTGGG